One genomic region from Lacerta agilis isolate rLacAgi1 chromosome 13, rLacAgi1.pri, whole genome shotgun sequence encodes:
- the NPRL3 gene encoding GATOR complex protein NPRL3 isoform X2, translating into MGESSSPISVILVSSGSRGNKLLFRFPFQRGPGSPAAHTGKPRSRYAVNSLGDGVEDPDGDSRFSDVILATILATKSDMCGKKFELKIDNVRFVGHPTLVQHAFGQISKTDPSPKREVPTMILFNVVFALRATADPSVISCLHNLSRRIAIVLQHEERRCQYLTREAKLILAIQDEASAISETPEGPQSPFLHILPKCKLARDLKEAYDSLCTTGVVQLHINNWLEVSFCLPHKIHYAASRFIPPEAIERSLKAIRPYHALLLLKDEKALLSELPLDCSPALVRVVRTTSAVKNLQQLAQDADLALLQVFQLAAHLVYWGKAIIVYPLCENNVYMLSPNASVCLYSPLADDFACQFPGHDLPSVLSKFSLPVSLSEFKDPLAPPVQETQLIQMIVWMLQHRLLVQLHTYACLMVPPKEEDVRPRAEEVPLAARVGGRSLSTPNALSFGSPTSSDDMTLTSPSMDNSSAELLPGGDSPVNKRMTENLLTSLPEHEREAILSVPAAHNPEDLRTFARLLHYFRGRHHLEEIMYNENMRRSHLLMLFDKFRGVLVVTNHEDPVISVFQSFQK; encoded by the exons ATGGGCGAGAGCTCGAGCCCCATCAGCGTCATCCTGGTCAGCTCCGGCAGCCGCGGGAACAAGCTGCTCTTCCGCTTTCCCTTCCAGAGGGGGCCCGGCAGCCCCGCCGCCCACACCG gGAAACCGAGAAGTAGGTATGCCGTGAACAGTCTGGGTGACGGTGTGGAAGACCCAGATGGGGACTCCAG GTTCTCGGACGTCATCCTGGCAACGATCCTGGCTACCAAATCCGATATGTGTGGCAAGAAGTTTGAGCTGAAGATCGACAACGTCCGTTTCGTGGGACACCCCACCCTGGTGCAGCATGCCTTTGGGCAG ATCTCCAAGACAGACCCCTCCCCAAAGCGGGAAGTGCCCACCATGATCCTCTTCAATGTCGTCTTTGCCTTGAGG GCCACCGCGGACCCTTCGGTCATCAGCTGCCTGCACAATCTCTCTCGCCGCATCGCCATCGTCCTCCAGCACGAGGAGCGCCGCTGCCAGTACCTCACGCGAGAGGCCAAGCTCATCCTGGCCATTCAGGACGAAGCATCGGCCATCTCGGAAA CGCCTGAAGGTCCCCAGTCGCCTTTCCTCCACATCCTCCCCAAGTGCAAGCTGGCCAGAGACCTGAAGGAGGCTTACGACAG CCTCTGCACGACAGGCGTTGTCCAGCTGCACATCAACAACTGGCTGGAAGTGAGCTTCTGCCTGCCCCACAAAATCCACTACGCTGCTTCTCGCTTCATCCCTCCGGAAGCCATCGAGAGGAGCCTCAAGGCCATCCG GCCGTACCACGCCTTGCTGCTGCTGAAGGACGAGAAGGCGCTTCTCAGCGAGCTGCCGCTGGACTGCTCCCCCGCCCTGGTGCGCGTGGTCAGGACCACCTCGGCCGTCAAGAACCTCCAGCAGCTGGCCCAGGACGCCGACCTGGCGCTGTTGCAG GTGTTCCAGCTGGCAGCGCACCTGGTCTACTGGGGGAAGGCCATCATCGTTTACCCGCTGTGCGAGAACAACGTCTACATGCTGTCTCCGAATGCCAGCGTCTGCCT CTACTCCCCTCTGGCGGACGACTTTGCCTGCCAGTTCCCTGGCCACGACCTGCCTTCCGTCCTCTCCAAGTTCTCCTTGCCGGTGTCCCTGTCGGAGTTCAAGGACCCCCTGGCTCCCCCCGTGCAGGAG ACGCAGCTCATCCAAATGATCGTCTGGATGCTGCAACACCGCCTCCTCGTCCAGCTGCACACCTACGCCTGCCTGATGGTGCCCCCCAAGGAGGAAGACGTCCGGCCCCGGGCGGAGGAGGTGCCCCTGGCGGCCAGAGTCGGGGGGCGCAGCCTCAGCACCCCCAACGCCCTCAGCTTTGGCTCCCCAA ccAGCAGCGACGACATGACGCTCACCAGCCCCAGCATGGACAACTCCAGCGCAGAGCTGCTGCCCGGAGGGGACTCCCCCGTCAACAAGCGCATGACCGAGAACCTGCTGACCAGCCTCCCGGAGCACGAGAGAGAGGCCATCCTCAGCGTCCCAGCCGCCCACAACCCCGAGGACCTGCGCACCTTTGccag gCTGCTGCACTACTTCCGGGGGCGCCACCACCTGGAGGAGATCATGTACAACGAGAACATGCGCCGCTCGCACCTCCTGATGCTCTTTGACAAGTTCCGGGGCGTGCTGGTGGTGACCAACCACGAGGACCCCGTCATCTCCGTCTTCCAGTCCTTCCAGAAGTGA
- the NPRL3 gene encoding GATOR complex protein NPRL3 isoform X1, translating into MGESSSPISVILVSSGSRGNKLLFRFPFQRGPGSPAAHTGKPRSRYAVNSLGDGVEDPDGDSREPCPLTDEQVVSGFSDVILATILATKSDMCGKKFELKIDNVRFVGHPTLVQHAFGQISKTDPSPKREVPTMILFNVVFALRATADPSVISCLHNLSRRIAIVLQHEERRCQYLTREAKLILAIQDEASAISETPEGPQSPFLHILPKCKLARDLKEAYDSLCTTGVVQLHINNWLEVSFCLPHKIHYAASRFIPPEAIERSLKAIRPYHALLLLKDEKALLSELPLDCSPALVRVVRTTSAVKNLQQLAQDADLALLQVFQLAAHLVYWGKAIIVYPLCENNVYMLSPNASVCLYSPLADDFACQFPGHDLPSVLSKFSLPVSLSEFKDPLAPPVQETQLIQMIVWMLQHRLLVQLHTYACLMVPPKEEDVRPRAEEVPLAARVGGRSLSTPNALSFGSPTSSDDMTLTSPSMDNSSAELLPGGDSPVNKRMTENLLTSLPEHEREAILSVPAAHNPEDLRTFARLLHYFRGRHHLEEIMYNENMRRSHLLMLFDKFRGVLVVTNHEDPVISVFQSFQK; encoded by the exons ATGGGCGAGAGCTCGAGCCCCATCAGCGTCATCCTGGTCAGCTCCGGCAGCCGCGGGAACAAGCTGCTCTTCCGCTTTCCCTTCCAGAGGGGGCCCGGCAGCCCCGCCGCCCACACCG gGAAACCGAGAAGTAGGTATGCCGTGAACAGTCTGGGTGACGGTGTGGAAGACCCAGATGGGGACTCCAG AGAGCCCTGTCCGCTCACTGATGAGCAGGTGGTGTCGGG GTTCTCGGACGTCATCCTGGCAACGATCCTGGCTACCAAATCCGATATGTGTGGCAAGAAGTTTGAGCTGAAGATCGACAACGTCCGTTTCGTGGGACACCCCACCCTGGTGCAGCATGCCTTTGGGCAG ATCTCCAAGACAGACCCCTCCCCAAAGCGGGAAGTGCCCACCATGATCCTCTTCAATGTCGTCTTTGCCTTGAGG GCCACCGCGGACCCTTCGGTCATCAGCTGCCTGCACAATCTCTCTCGCCGCATCGCCATCGTCCTCCAGCACGAGGAGCGCCGCTGCCAGTACCTCACGCGAGAGGCCAAGCTCATCCTGGCCATTCAGGACGAAGCATCGGCCATCTCGGAAA CGCCTGAAGGTCCCCAGTCGCCTTTCCTCCACATCCTCCCCAAGTGCAAGCTGGCCAGAGACCTGAAGGAGGCTTACGACAG CCTCTGCACGACAGGCGTTGTCCAGCTGCACATCAACAACTGGCTGGAAGTGAGCTTCTGCCTGCCCCACAAAATCCACTACGCTGCTTCTCGCTTCATCCCTCCGGAAGCCATCGAGAGGAGCCTCAAGGCCATCCG GCCGTACCACGCCTTGCTGCTGCTGAAGGACGAGAAGGCGCTTCTCAGCGAGCTGCCGCTGGACTGCTCCCCCGCCCTGGTGCGCGTGGTCAGGACCACCTCGGCCGTCAAGAACCTCCAGCAGCTGGCCCAGGACGCCGACCTGGCGCTGTTGCAG GTGTTCCAGCTGGCAGCGCACCTGGTCTACTGGGGGAAGGCCATCATCGTTTACCCGCTGTGCGAGAACAACGTCTACATGCTGTCTCCGAATGCCAGCGTCTGCCT CTACTCCCCTCTGGCGGACGACTTTGCCTGCCAGTTCCCTGGCCACGACCTGCCTTCCGTCCTCTCCAAGTTCTCCTTGCCGGTGTCCCTGTCGGAGTTCAAGGACCCCCTGGCTCCCCCCGTGCAGGAG ACGCAGCTCATCCAAATGATCGTCTGGATGCTGCAACACCGCCTCCTCGTCCAGCTGCACACCTACGCCTGCCTGATGGTGCCCCCCAAGGAGGAAGACGTCCGGCCCCGGGCGGAGGAGGTGCCCCTGGCGGCCAGAGTCGGGGGGCGCAGCCTCAGCACCCCCAACGCCCTCAGCTTTGGCTCCCCAA ccAGCAGCGACGACATGACGCTCACCAGCCCCAGCATGGACAACTCCAGCGCAGAGCTGCTGCCCGGAGGGGACTCCCCCGTCAACAAGCGCATGACCGAGAACCTGCTGACCAGCCTCCCGGAGCACGAGAGAGAGGCCATCCTCAGCGTCCCAGCCGCCCACAACCCCGAGGACCTGCGCACCTTTGccag gCTGCTGCACTACTTCCGGGGGCGCCACCACCTGGAGGAGATCATGTACAACGAGAACATGCGCCGCTCGCACCTCCTGATGCTCTTTGACAAGTTCCGGGGCGTGCTGGTGGTGACCAACCACGAGGACCCCGTCATCTCCGTCTTCCAGTCCTTCCAGAAGTGA